The proteins below are encoded in one region of Streptomyces ficellus:
- a CDS encoding PP2C family protein-serine/threonine phosphatase: MDRGTQELPGTGRPPVWLRLLPWLTMVLLVIVQLTTPKSVQLGFAFAVVPPLTTLLYGMLGTALVAATLFALLLLPVIRADDVTYGDLLAFGLIGVVSVVLAGVRVRRDAQLVSVRTVAEAAQLAVLPPMPERVGPVRCGALYRAAERGTLVGGDLYDVQDGPYGVRAVVADVKGHGLAAVGTVSALLGAFREAVLDEPDLAGVAKRLDRRLVVDSAGREDTEVFATAVLMEFPRDGTAVRVLSCGHPAPLLVDGAGAREVELVPGAPLGLALVEFRAPEAVTVPMRPTDVLLAHTDGVTEARDATGAFYPLANRLRAGARPASPVELVRAVWRDLSSYAGEVADDVALLALSTPDGHG, translated from the coding sequence ATGGACCGTGGCACTCAGGAGCTGCCCGGCACCGGCAGGCCGCCGGTCTGGCTGCGCCTGCTCCCGTGGCTGACGATGGTCCTGCTGGTGATCGTGCAGCTCACCACGCCCAAGAGCGTGCAGCTCGGTTTCGCGTTCGCCGTGGTTCCGCCGCTGACGACGCTGCTGTACGGGATGCTCGGCACCGCCCTGGTGGCGGCCACCCTCTTCGCGCTGCTGCTGTTGCCGGTGATCCGCGCGGACGACGTCACGTACGGGGACCTGCTGGCGTTCGGGCTGATCGGGGTGGTCAGCGTGGTCCTCGCGGGGGTGCGGGTGAGACGGGACGCCCAGCTGGTGTCGGTGCGGACGGTGGCGGAGGCGGCCCAGCTCGCGGTGCTGCCGCCGATGCCGGAGCGGGTGGGCCCGGTGCGGTGCGGGGCGCTGTACCGGGCGGCGGAGCGGGGGACGCTGGTCGGCGGCGACCTGTACGACGTGCAGGACGGGCCGTACGGCGTACGGGCCGTCGTCGCCGACGTGAAGGGGCACGGGCTGGCGGCGGTGGGGACGGTGTCGGCGCTGCTGGGCGCGTTCCGGGAGGCCGTGCTCGACGAGCCGGACCTCGCCGGGGTGGCGAAGCGGCTGGACCGGCGGCTGGTGGTGGACTCGGCGGGGCGGGAGGACACGGAGGTGTTCGCGACGGCGGTGCTGATGGAGTTCCCCCGGGACGGCACGGCCGTGCGGGTGCTCAGCTGCGGCCACCCGGCGCCCCTGCTGGTGGACGGCGCCGGGGCGCGGGAGGTGGAGCTGGTGCCGGGCGCGCCGCTGGGGCTGGCGCTGGTGGAGTTCCGGGCGCCGGAGGCGGTGACGGTGCCGATGCGGCCGACTGACGTGCTGCTCGCGCACACGGACGGGGTGACGGAGGCACGGGACGCGACGGGCGCGTTCTATCCGCTGGCGAACCGGCTCCGGGCGGGTGCGCGGCCCGCGTCGCCGGTGGAGCTGGTGCGGGCGGTGTGGCGCGATCTGTCGTCGTACGCGGGTGAGGTCGCCGACGACGTGGCGCTGCTGGCGCTCAGCACTCCGGACGGCCATGGCTGA
- a CDS encoding glutamine synthetase family protein, whose product MDKQQEFVLRTLEERDIRFVRLWFTDVLGFLKSVAVAPAELEQAFDEGIGFDGSAIEGFARVYESDMIAKPDPGTFQILPWRAEAPGTARMFCDILMPDGSPSFADPRYVLKRILAKTSDLGFTFYTHPEIEFFLLKDKPLDGSRPTPADNSGYFDHTPQNVGMDFRRQAITMLESMGISVEFSHHEGAPGQQEIDLRYADALSTADNIMTFRLVMKQVALEQGVQATFMPKPFSEYPGSGMHTHLSLFEGDRNAFYESGAEYQLSKVGRSFIAGLLKHAAEISAVTNQWVNSYKRIWGGSTRTAGSGGEAPSYICWGHNNRSALIRVPMYKPGKTGSARVEVRSIDAGANPYLTYAVLLAAGLKGIEESYELPAGADDDVWALSDAERRAMGIEPLPQNLGEAISLMERSELVAETLGEHVFDFFLRNKKQEWEEYRSEVTAFELRKNLPVL is encoded by the coding sequence ATGGACAAGCAGCAGGAATTCGTACTCCGTACGCTCGAGGAGCGCGACATCCGCTTCGTGCGCCTGTGGTTCACGGACGTGCTCGGCTTCCTCAAGTCCGTCGCCGTGGCCCCCGCCGAGCTGGAACAGGCCTTCGACGAGGGCATCGGGTTCGACGGCTCGGCGATCGAGGGCTTCGCCCGGGTGTACGAGTCGGACATGATCGCGAAGCCCGATCCCGGGACCTTCCAGATCCTGCCGTGGCGCGCGGAGGCGCCCGGGACGGCCCGGATGTTCTGCGACATCCTGATGCCCGACGGCTCGCCGTCCTTCGCCGATCCCCGCTACGTCCTCAAGCGCATCCTGGCCAAGACCTCCGACCTCGGGTTCACCTTCTACACCCACCCCGAGATCGAGTTCTTCCTGCTGAAGGACAAGCCCCTGGACGGCTCCCGCCCCACCCCGGCGGACAACTCCGGCTACTTCGACCACACCCCGCAGAACGTCGGCATGGACTTCCGCCGCCAGGCGATCACCATGCTCGAATCGATGGGCATCTCCGTCGAGTTCAGCCACCACGAGGGCGCGCCGGGCCAGCAGGAGATCGACCTCCGCTACGCCGACGCCCTGTCGACCGCCGACAACATCATGACGTTCCGCCTGGTCATGAAGCAGGTCGCGCTGGAGCAGGGAGTCCAGGCCACCTTCATGCCGAAGCCGTTCTCGGAATACCCCGGCTCGGGCATGCACACCCACCTCTCCCTCTTCGAGGGCGACCGCAACGCCTTCTACGAGTCGGGCGCCGAGTACCAGCTGTCCAAGGTGGGACGTTCCTTCATCGCGGGCCTCCTGAAGCACGCGGCGGAGATCTCGGCCGTCACCAACCAGTGGGTCAACTCCTACAAGCGCATCTGGGGCGGCTCCACCCGCACCGCCGGCTCGGGCGGCGAGGCCCCCTCCTACATCTGCTGGGGCCACAACAACCGCTCCGCCCTGATCCGCGTCCCCATGTACAAGCCGGGCAAGACCGGCTCCGCCCGTGTCGAGGTCCGCTCCATCGACGCGGGCGCCAACCCGTACCTGACGTACGCGGTCCTGCTGGCGGCGGGCCTGAAGGGCATCGAGGAGAGCTACGAACTCCCCGCCGGCGCCGACGACGACGTCTGGGCCCTCTCCGACGCCGAACGCCGCGCCATGGGCATCGAGCCGCTCCCGCAGAACCTGGGCGAGGCGATCTCCCTGATGGAGCGCAGCGAACTGGTCGCCGAGACGCTCGGCGAGCACGTCTTCGACTTCTTCCTCCGCAACAAGAAGCAGGAGTGGGAGGAGTACCGCTCCGAGGTCACCGCCTTCGAGCTGCGGAAGAACCTGCCGGTGCTTTAG
- a CDS encoding DUF4234 domain-containing protein produces the protein MTGRVGKTRNIFLVWLVWPLITLGIYHLVWYYKVNREARDFDNRIEVQPGMAVVAIALGWILIVPPFISVYNTGDRIARMQRAAGMEPTCNPWIGLILVFVFSLHPLYYQHEMNQIWALHGNREEGEHVPLAV, from the coding sequence ATGACCGGCCGCGTAGGCAAGACCCGGAACATCTTTCTCGTGTGGCTCGTCTGGCCACTGATCACCCTGGGGATCTACCACCTGGTCTGGTACTACAAGGTCAACCGCGAGGCGCGCGACTTCGACAATCGCATCGAGGTGCAGCCGGGTATGGCCGTGGTGGCCATCGCCCTCGGCTGGATCCTGATCGTCCCGCCGTTCATCTCGGTGTACAACACGGGCGACCGCATCGCCCGCATGCAGCGGGCGGCCGGAATGGAGCCGACCTGCAACCCGTGGATCGGCCTCATCCTGGTGTTCGTCTTCAGTCTGCACCCGCTGTACTACCAGCACGAGATGAACCAGATCTGGGCCCTCCACGGCAACCGCGAAGAGGGCGAACACGTGCCCCTGGCGGTCTGA